DNA from Chionomys nivalis chromosome 11, mChiNiv1.1, whole genome shotgun sequence:
TACCTGGTGAGTCCTGTTGTCCTCACTCTACAGAGAAAAGCCGCAGAGATCCTCATCTGACATTATAGAACCATTCAGGGAGCCCAGGCTTAGCAAACAGGCTCTGATTTCTGTTGTCTTGCTGGAGTTGGGCCACACTGGTAGCCTTTAAAACCCTGAGCAGTGGGTAGTGAGCCCGAGTGCATAATTGCTGGGAAGTGACATGCCTTGGCGTGAGGTCCCAGACAGCAAGTGTGGCCCTCGACCGACTGAAACACAGGTGCTCACCCTCCACTGTCTGGGGATCTGTGTCTCAGCAATATCCCAGAAGGTGGATGCTGTGCACGCGGGCGTGAAGACACAGCTGTGAAGGACAGGAAGCGAGAAAGTGATAGTGATGAGTGTATGCATGGGAAACTAAAGAGATGAGAAGATGGCGCAGCTGTGGTTAGGAAGACCGCgaatgagaggaggaggagtgggccTGGAGCAAGATTTGTCTCTGCTATACCACAGGTCATCCAGAGAAGCCAAGACTACAGTGGGGCAGGCAGAGGGGCGTTTGGGGTGCCGGTGATGGGAGCGCTGAAGCTGGAGTGGGACAGAGGAAGGGCGATGAGTTCTTGGGGCAAGTTGAGCCTGTCATCCAGGGGGTGTGTGGACATGTGGGGTCAAGAGAGAGAGGGGCCACAGCCACATTAGTAGGTGGTACAGAAGCCCCAAGGGGAAATCACCCAGTGGTAGATCCAGAGCTGAGTGCTAGGAGCAGCCGACGTCAGGAGGCAGTAGGAGACCTGGAACTGCTGGAGGGTTGTGCCAGGTGTCTAGAACTGCCCTTCCCTGATTGGCTTCCCTGccatgtcctctagaagatcCTGACAGGGCTCTGACAGGCAGGGTTGAGGCCCAGTGTGGCAATACCATCCTGAGTGACCCAGGCTCGCAGATAGGCTCAGACGTGTGACAAAAGGAACCTCACCCTCCTGCTCTGCAAGAAGCCCTGCAGAGGGTTCACACCCACTGTGAGACAAGCCTCACCCCCtcttcttttgtatctgttgCTTCAGGTTGTGCTGAATCAGAAGTTCACCGACTGTTTTGTGTTAGTGTTTCTGGACTCACACTTGGGAAAGACGGTGAGAACAAAGGGCAAGAGACTTCACGGGAGCTGTACCCCAAGTACTCGAGTCAGCCCTCTAAGAGTAGGCTCCCTCCTTCTGCAGCTAGCTCTCTGTCCCCCCACGCGCCTCTCACCACTGCTCCTCTGTCTTATTCCCCACAGTCTCTGACGGTGGTTTTCCGAGAACCCTTCCCGGTGCAGCCCCAGGACAGTGAGAGCCCCCCAGCCCAGCTGGTCTCTACCTATCACCACTTGGAATCTGTCATCAACACAGCCTGTTTCACCCTCTGGACCCGCCTCCTCTGAGAAAGTGGACTACTGACTTCATTGGTTGAACTGTGAATCTATAAGCATGCCATTTGAGGCACGACAGACCGGCATTTATGAACCCCTAGTCCTCAGACACAGTGACAGCAAGGATTGTGACTGTCTGGGGAACTGCGGCTACAGTCTGGCAACAGGGACCACCCTCCTTCCTGCCCAGCTGGTGGGGCCCCAGGGAGCTTCACGTGAACTGGCAAGCACTCATCCCTTAGAGCACCTGACTCAGAGTTGTCACTGTGTGCAACCTGCATCCTTGGCCCTCTGGTCTTTGCTCTCACTTGGCCATCACTGTTGAACATTACTCTTGCGATAAGACACTGGCTCTAATCTTGGCCCTGCCTCTCAGACACCTGTGACCAGAGTTTACCTCCCACCCCCACTGGACCTTTGGTTCCTTGTCTGTAGATAAGGAGGGCCGAGAAGCTCTGTGTATACACAGCAACCCTGGCACCGACTGGAGGATTTGAGCTTGAGCTGTGTGTCCCTTCTCAGTAGGAGGGAATTAACCCAGAGACATTGAAGCATTCGACACTGTGTGTCCCCCGCCCCTGTAATATACACATGAAAATGCCCAGTGCGTCTTTAATTCAGAGGAGCCCCAGGGCAGCATGCAGGTGCCTATCAAATTCTACTGGCCGCTCCGTGGGTGGCCCCGTCTGTCCCAGTATGAGCGTAGCCAGCTCAGACCCTCCACCGTGTCTCCTGCaatgaaagagaggtaatgccatcTCGACCCATAAGGAAAGGACAGCCCCCGTCCAACATCTGTCCCTCCAATGACCCCTTCCCCAAGTACCAGGGAGCCTCACCTTGAGGCCGATACTCGCAGCCCACAAATCCTTGGTAACCTTCATCTTCTAGCAGCTGGAACAGGTAAGAAAAGTCCAGCTCTCCTGAGCTTCCTGGCTCCCCTCGGTCTGGGACCTGTGCCACCTGCACATGCCCTGGGAACAGATGAGGAGGGACAAGGGATGAGAAAGGAAGCAATCATAAGAAACAGCATCAGGCCAGGAGGGAGCTTGGTAGGGGGAGCCCTCACCAACAATGGGCAGGAACTTCCTGATATTTCCTGTCAGATTCCCATCCATGATCTGCCAGTGGAACACGTCCTGGGGAGAGAACGTCAAACCCGCAGGTGTCTGCCACAGTCTCCCCAGACTGGAAGACAGGACCTGGAGAAGCACCCGTCTTCTACTCACCATTTGCAACTGAAGATTGGGTCTCCCAACCTTCTGCAGGATGGCTGCCGCTGTGGGGGAAAGCCAGGAAGAAAGCCATGAGGCTTTGGGACGTGTGAATTAAAGAAAGGGGGTGGCACAGGACTAGAGTCCTACCCTGCTGGGGTGTATCCAGGAAGTACTGGGGGTCCGTGATTCGGGTGTTAATGGGCTCCAGCAGTCCCACGAGGTTCTCCTAGAACCATGTTGGAGGCTGTCAAGGATCACTGGTAAACAACCTCATCTGTTCCTCTGACCTGTGCTCCTGCTCAGCTTTGTACCTCACCCAGTGTGCCCAGTCCCCACCGTGTACCCCCTTACTCTCTCACCTGAGCCAAAACCCCAGCCGCATGCCTCAGGTTCTCCAGAAACACTGTCTCCATCTCCGCCTTGACTGCTGCTCCGTCAGCCCCGGGGGGTACTCGGCCAGCCATCAGGTGGATCCTGTAGAGAAGGTTGTGGGGAGGGCTCATGCCCTCAAGTCCCTGTGTGTCTTCTGGGTGCTCTCTGATGGTACCAGCCTCCCCCATCACCCAGGTCTTCAGACCATTTAAGGCATATACCCAGACATCCCAGCAGCCTCCACAGCTGTGTGTCAGCCCAAGGCAAGTCACCCATGTCCTCTTGCAGTCAGCCCATGGGGCCTCTGCCTATCTCTGATTCCCTCCTGGACTCTTAACCTCGCCTCTCCCTTGTTCCTGTGCAGCTCATAGCATGCCTGagactcacttttctttttttccacaattttaaaatttattagtgTACTAGCATCTTGcttgcatgtatctgtgtgtaccatgtgtgtgcctggtgctcttgGGGTTGCCCCGCCActtgattgtgagctgccatgtgggtactggcaacccagcccaggtcctctgcaagagaacaagtgctcttaactgctgagccatctcttcagcccggAGGCTTACCTTTTAAAGAGGATTTTAACCCTTGCCCCTTTTAAACAGTCCTTGTTGCTTAACCCTGCTTCACATCGTAACCTCCTCCCAAATGCTTTCTGTCCCTACTGTTGACTGATAATGAGCCTCCTGCTGccatttgcttcccagcacctctTGACCTCTGGGGTTTGACATTAGTCCCATTTTGAGGCTCCTCATCTCAACAACATCCAAATTCCCACAGGCCCTGCAGGCGTCCAGGCCCTTGGAACTTAGTGTTCACCACCTCCGGCCTCATTAACTGAACTGGCCTCAACAACTGTCCTCTGGCAGGGACAGCCTCCTTGCCTGAAGAGTGGACCTCTCCCTATAAATCGGATGTGTGGGCCTGCTAGTTTCATTACCTGCATCGCTATCTGCAAACCGCGCTGCCCCTCATCCTCACCCCCAGACCCCAGCTTTCTCATCCTTTTTAAGCTCCCTCATCAGACCCCAGCACCCAGCATGTGAGGTGAGCCTGAGAGCGTGGTATACAGAATGACACACGAAATACAAAAAGCAGTCTGCAAATGCCCTAGCCCACAGACGCGGGGCTTCTCCCGACCTGGCCCGAGGTcaagggagggcagggcagggtacCTGGGGCAGCCCAGAGCCTTGGCGTACAGCACAGCCTGCTCCAGCCCCTCTCGGAAGGCCGCCTGTCTCCCGGGGACGGCCCCCAGCCCCATCTCCCCCTTCTCTTGGT
Protein-coding regions in this window:
- the Hyi gene encoding putative hydroxypyruvate isomerase isoform X1, whose amino-acid sequence is MAPLRFSANVSWLFPELPGLPERLQAAGRAGFEAAEVAWPYAEPPQALASAARAAGLRLVLINTPRGDQEKGEMGLGAVPGRQAAFREGLEQAVLYAKALGCPRIHLMAGRVPPGADGAAVKAEMETVFLENLRHAAGVLAQENLVGLLEPINTRITDPQYFLDTPQQAAAILQKVGRPNLQLQMDVFHWQIMDGNLTGNIRKFLPIVGHVQVAQVPDRGEPGSSGELDFSYLFQLLEDEGYQGFVGCEYRPQGDTVEGLSWLRSYWDRRGHPRSGQ
- the Hyi gene encoding putative hydroxypyruvate isomerase isoform X2, with translation MAVPGAPRAARAAAGRGPCGLRGGRGGLAVRRAAPGAGKRCTGRGAKAGAHQHAAGIHLMAGRVPPGADGAAVKAEMETVFLENLRHAAGVLAQENLVGLLEPINTRITDPQYFLDTPQQAAAILQKVGRPNLQLQMDVFHWQIMDGNLTGNIRKFLPIVGHVQVAQVPDRGEPGSSGELDFSYLFQLLEDEGYQGFVGCEYRPQGDTVEGLSWLRSYWDRRGHPRSGQ